Proteins found in one Candidatus Binatia bacterium genomic segment:
- a CDS encoding NADH-quinone oxidoreductase subunit J, whose protein sequence is MELATAVFYLVAIVTVGSAAMVAFSRNIIYSAFSLLGTFAGVAGIYVLLGADFVAAVQLLIYVGGILVLILFAVMLTHRITDVQITNRAAGRIPGLVLVAVLLALLIQTIRETPWAKAKEIVYAPTSAKIGDMFLQEYLLPFELASLVLLAALIGAVVLARKEIKE, encoded by the coding sequence ATGGAACTTGCCACGGCAGTCTTCTATCTGGTTGCTATCGTCACGGTCGGCTCCGCCGCGATGGTGGCGTTCTCGCGCAATATCATATACTCGGCTTTTTCTCTTCTCGGGACCTTCGCCGGCGTGGCCGGGATCTACGTCCTCTTGGGCGCGGACTTCGTGGCCGCCGTGCAGCTTTTGATCTACGTCGGCGGCATCCTCGTCCTGATCCTCTTCGCGGTGATGCTCACGCACAGAATTACCGACGTGCAGATTACCAACCGCGCGGCGGGAAGAATTCCGGGGCTCGTGCTCGTCGCGGTGCTGCTGGCGCTTTTGATCCAGACGATCCGGGAGACCCCCTGGGCGAAGGCGAAGGAGATCGTTTATGCTCCGACCTCGGCGAAAATCGGCGACATGTTTCTGCAAGAATATCTGCTGCCCTTCGAGCTGGCCTCGTTGGTCTTGCTCGCGGCGCTGATCGGCGCCGTGGTCCTGGCGCGGAAGGAAATTAAGGAGTGA
- a CDS encoding NADH-quinone oxidoreductase subunit I: MGAYLKNIFETVTTIFEGMSITLSHLVRRPMTIQYPDRIEKPVQETLPLRYRGILEVDMDICTGCLACERVCPITCITIGIDMNKETKQRSFSHFDIDICKCMYCGLCAEICPTGSIRHSQEFEGASYNPAGLVRHFVTEPVSLYKPKKGGETDPTMAKKVEIGQKYLDEFATPEGTGAAGAGEG, translated from the coding sequence ATGGGAGCATATCTAAAAAACATCTTCGAGACCGTGACGACGATTTTCGAAGGGATGTCGATCACCCTATCGCATCTGGTGCGCCGGCCGATGACGATCCAGTATCCCGACCGGATCGAAAAACCGGTCCAGGAGACGCTGCCGCTCCGCTACCGCGGAATTCTCGAAGTGGATATGGACATCTGCACCGGCTGTCTCGCCTGCGAGAGGGTGTGCCCGATTACTTGCATCACGATCGGCATCGACATGAACAAAGAGACCAAGCAGCGTAGCTTCAGCCACTTCGACATCGACATCTGCAAGTGCATGTACTGCGGTCTCTGTGCGGAGATCTGTCCGACAGGGTCGATTCGCCATTCGCAAGAGTTCGAAGGCGCGAGCTATAACCCGGCCGGTCTGGTGCGCCACTTTGTCACGGAGCCGGTATCGCTTTATAAGCCCAAGAAGGGCGGCGAGACGGATCCGACCATGGCCAAGAAGGTCGAGATCGGACAAAAGTATCTGGACGAGTTTGCCACTCCGGAGGGAACGGGAGCGGCCGGAGCGGGAGAGGGATAG